Part of the Candidatus Palauibacter australiensis genome, TCGACGGCGGCGATCACGTGTCGGGACACCGCCATCGCTTCCGCCACGCGACGGGCGGCGTCCACCTCGCGCTCGTGTCTCTGCCCGTAACGGAGGGTCAGCGCACAGGGCCGATATCCCTGCTCCACCGCGATCGCCAGCGTGGTCGCCGAGTCCAGCCCACCGCTGAGGAGGACCACCGCCCTGCGGCCCATCCACACCTCCAGAAAGCGAGTTCACGACCGCGGAGTCCCGCCGCGAGGCCACTTGTAACACGATTTCGCACCGCGCGGCAATGCATGATAAAGTGAGGCCCGAAGCGGCTCTGGTATACCCGGAAGGAGAACCGATGCGGATCCGGTCACCCGGCCGGGGCGACGCACTGCTGGTCGTCGATGTGCAGAAGGATTTTCTACCCGGCGGGGCGCTCGCCGTCCCCGACGGCGATGCGGTGATCCCGCCGCTGAACGAAGTGCTCCGCGCCTTCTCCGAGGCCGGTCTGCCGATCTTCGCGACGCGCGACTGGCACCCGCCGGATCACTGCTCGTTCGTCGAGCAGGGCGGTCTCTGGCCGCTTCACTGCGTCGCGGGGACGAGCGGCGCGGCTTTCGCGGCGTCCCTGCGGCTTCCCGCCTCGACCGTCGTGATCTCGAAGGCCGACAACCCGGCCGCCGAGGCCTACTCCGCGTTCTCGGGCACCAACCTCGCCGACCGTCTCGCGGATCGAGGCGTCGGACGGGTCTTCGCGGGCGGCCTCGCGACGGATTACTGCGTGCTTCGAACGGTCCTCGACGCCCGCGCCGCCGGGCTGGACGTGGTCGTCCTGGACGACGCGGTGCGAGCGGTGGACGTCGAGACGGGCGATGGGGCCCTCGCCATCGCCCGCATGCGGGCGGCAGGGGCGGTATTCGCCTCCACGCGAACGGTCCTGGCCGAGGAGTAGCGAACGATGGCCGGAGGTGGCGTCCCCCGGACGCCGAGCGCGGGACGAAGCGCCCTGCTCACGGACCTGTACCAGCTCACCATGCTCAAGGCGTACTGGGAGCACGGCATGCACGAGACGGCCGTGTTCGAGTTCTTCGTCCGCCGGCTCCCCCCGAATCGCAACTTCCTGCTGGCCGCGGGGCTGGCGCATGCCCTCGACTACCTGGAAGGCCTGCGCTTCGAACCCGACGAACTCGAGTGGCTCGGCGGCCAGCCCGGCTTCCCCCGCGCCTTCGTCGACTGGCTCGCCGATCTGCGCTTCACCGGGGACGTGGACGCCATGCCCGAGGGGACCGTCTTCTTTCCCGAAGAACCTCTGCTGCGGGTCACGGCGCCGCTCCCGCAGGCGCAACTCGTCGAGACGCGACTCATCTCGCTGCTCAACTACGCCTCCCTCATCGCCTCGAAGGCGGTCCGCTTCAGGCTCGCGGCCCCGGCGGCCCGGCTCGTGGACTTCGGACTGCGGCGGGCGCACGGCTC contains:
- a CDS encoding nicotinamidase, whose protein sequence is MRIRSPGRGDALLVVDVQKDFLPGGALAVPDGDAVIPPLNEVLRAFSEAGLPIFATRDWHPPDHCSFVEQGGLWPLHCVAGTSGAAFAASLRLPASTVVISKADNPAAEAYSAFSGTNLADRLADRGVGRVFAGGLATDYCVLRTVLDARAAGLDVVVLDDAVRAVDVETGDGALAIARMRAAGAVFASTRTVLAEE